The proteins below are encoded in one region of Helianthus annuus cultivar XRQ/B chromosome 2, HanXRQr2.0-SUNRISE, whole genome shotgun sequence:
- the LOC110927270 gene encoding putative F-box protein At2g02030, translating to MAKFVHADVVEQILLRSEVKDQIRFKSVCKSWHSLITSPRFVNRHLNHSYNKDRCNDQLGHRRICLEDDGFCYSVGSSNGLVCIISYLRIGEVLVGNPLTRELM from the exons ATGGCAAAGTTTGTTCATGCTGATGTGGTTGAGCAAATACTCTTAAGGTCAGAAGTGAAGGATCAGATCCGTTTCAAGAGCGTGTGTAAGTCATGGCATTCTTTAATCACAAGTCCTCGTTTCGTTAATCGTCACCTAAACCATAGTTACAACAAAGATCGCTGCAACGATCAACTTGGACACAGAAGAATTTGTTTAGAAGATGATGGATTTTGTTACAGTGTTGGTTCTTCCAATGGCTTGGTATGCATCATCTCTTATTTACGTATTGGTGAAGTTTTAGTAGGCAATCCGTTGACTAGAGAG TTAATGTGA
- the LOC110927271 gene encoding F-box/kelch-repeat protein At3g06240 → MTREVRQLNLPSFLLLLDRSLCWGFGYDLSKDDYTVVVAGEKKGENQTSFHLLSLKSNVWRVIGEVKYRLLTKAGILCNGALHWLVGDNENTKKLIICYDLSKEEFKEIPLLPDDARYESSSHSYLGVMEECLCIFWRSLSSCVVVWRPMKKYNVVKQSWELLRRNSDMKYESIHYLRRAKNPMLNDSFFHLDESLFCGTLYVDAPIFVQSLVSPHVCRTRGVCCRMADEKV, encoded by the coding sequence ATGACTAGAGAGGTAAGACAACTGAACCTTCCCTCGTTTTTGCTTTTGCTCGATAGATCATTATGTTGGGGTTTTGGTTATGATTTATCCAAAGACGATTACACAGTTGTTGTCGCGGGGGAGAAGAAAGGCGAGAATCAAACATCTTTTCACTTGTTGAGTTTGAAATCTAATGTGTGGAGAGTTATCGGAGAAGTGAAGTATAGATTACTTACTAAGGCTGGTATCTTATGCAATGGTGCGCTTCACTGGCTTGTAGGAGATAATGAAAACACGAAAAAGCTAATTATTTGTTATGATTTATCTAAAGAGGAATTTAAAGAAATTCCCTTACTACCTGATGATGCAAGATATGAAAGTTCTTCTCATAGCTACCTGGGAGTTATGGAAGAATGTCTATGCATATTTTGGCGGTCTTTGTCTTCTTGTGTTGTCGTATGGCGGCCGATGAAAAAGTACAATGTTGTAAAACAGTCATGGGAATTGTTGCGACGTAATTCTGACATGAAGTATGAAAGTATACACTACTTGAGAAGGGCGAAGAATCCTATGTTAAATGATAGTTTCTTCCATCTTGATGAATCTCTTTTTTGCGGCACGTTATACGTTGATGCCCCTATATTTGTGCAAAGCCTTGTATCGCCCCATGTATGCAGGACAAGAGGAGTGTGTTGTCGTATGGCCGATGAAAAAGTATAG